The genomic segment ATGAGAATAGCAATAGCAAGTTTCGCAATATTTCTCACTTCCTCCCCTATCAAAGATTTGATTTCAGGAGGGAGATTATCAGCAGTTATTTGCTGCAAAACCAATTATGCGTACCATCAAGAGCAAGCGGTCATTGCGACATGTGTAAGTAGTGGCATAACATAACATTCGAGCACAACTTAGAATGCGAAGCATACCACTATGTAAGGAACCTTTAAAATGCAATCTCCAGTTTGTATTGTCTTGGAAGCAAACAGAGACCTATCAAGGGACACGATAAGAGAGTAaacaaatgttataataaattataatatactgagaaaaaaaatgctTCCACGTTTCATTGAGTTGTGAAGAATCTTATCCTGAAACAAGTAACCTCAAAATAATTGCCAATGTCATTTGAATTTTGTAACAATGATAGTCTATAATTAAACAAGGAAGACAAACCTTCCATAAGAAGATTTCCCGATGAAAAGTGAGGAAGAAACTGCAGAATCGGCTTTCCGCTCCAACCACGGCAAAAATTCATGACAATTGGCAGAAAACTAGTGTTCGGGTGAGGGGAAAAGGattgagaaaaatatgaatatgatttattaatttaatatagaaAGAGGAATTTGAAGTGAACCTGAGGTTTTGACAGAGAGAAAGAACAGAAGCTAAGGTGGAGACAACGAAGAAGCCGCGTGTCAGGACGTGGTTGACCATGCCCTCTCTTTAGCTCACTCACTCTGCTGCAAATCAGTCTATTTTATAATCTCATGATTCCATTACACCTGTGTTATTCTTGATTTTGTTCTAATTACTTTTAAAGATtccttaaatattttactttttatattattcttacttattttttatttttttctttttaaataatacaaaaatttatatttttttactattttattcttatattatgtcaaataaatataaaaatatgttatgaTATCGTTATTCTTAACATTACTACATTTCCTATCAATTACATATAAATGATAGTTTAAGTAGAGTTCTCATAATAGATTGTAACAAGAAACTAATTTGGCTTATTATTACCACTTCGGAcgaggttaaaaaaaattaaagttttaatacggataattttaaatttgattcacTGAAAATTAGGTTTATTCGAATTAAATCTTATATACACATtgcattttataaatttataattatttaattatttgattttataattttatatatattttatacttttgtattttatttatttatttttttttaaattataatttgccttgagaataatttttattacataaaacaattttttgtaaAGATCctaatattatgaatttttgtAACAAAATATTGTGTGTCAATATCAATGACAATACAAAATAACtgtcaaattatataattaataaaaaaatcaaaatttgaaaatttattattgactcaaaacataaataaatctttaatttgttttattttcttgtaatatTAATATCTATCTTTTAACTAAAACTATGTCGGAAACAACGTTACAAATGTTCAGGTGGTTtcaaagaaattatatatataaataaaatattaaagagaatATAAGATTGATTTGTagtaatttaaaagaaaaaataaataaaatgtgagATGATTTGGTTTGAAGGAAAAGTAGTTTTTTTAAAGAGAGAATTTATCGTTAGCCATTAttgatttgattaaattaatagaAGTTTGTAGgttatataaaaagttatgatagacatatatataataatattttattaaaattgtgaattcttataagttaaaattgTGATGGACCAATAGAGGAAGACATTGGTGATgaatttagaagaaaaagaattatgAAAAGAGGAAATAAAGGTTTAGAAAGAAGAATGTGCAAGTAATGAAAAACATGTTCCTTCTCCACTTTATTACTTGTACTCCTTTGCCTTCCATGGTAAATAGCTCTAtggtgattatttttttttgtatataataaatcTGGGTCAATCTGATTTACTAGGAATTggatttagaaaaattatattttttttatatgagttAGATTTTAACTCGACTCATTTAAACTCCGTTCATGTAGGTTAAATTCGTGGTGGACCAGGTTGattcaccaacccacctacctaattttattttattaaaatttaattttaattttataaaaaatatttattattttatttttattgaaaaaattatttaagtttcttgtTTTTAAAATGGGTCATGTTATAAACCTTATTACTTTGGTTCGATATgattttcatcttaattttagGAGTTTTTTAGCTCAAATTTTGTAAACtaagatataattttatatagcTATATTTAGCTTAgagttcttttaatttaataagaaaTACATCAAGACAGAGGGTAAAAGAAAACTAACAGAGATAGTACTAGATACCTGTGTTAaacattataacaaaaattataatgatataaatactagataatattattatataaaacaatttgataaaaattaaataattacaaagaaaaaatagaatagTCAAACACAAATCCTGTTAGCAAAAAGATGTTTCGATCAAATATTCTTATGAtgataattcataaaaatttcACTAAATTTAAATGATGTTTGAATTTAAGAGAtagaaactaaatattttaaagtcttgtaatttttctattttacttaAATTAGTAGAAAAAAATGTCAATAAATATAACTCAAGGATGAGaggaaagttttatttttaataaaagattgaTTATGATAGATGATATTCCATTATCActgataattttatattttttaaaagccATTGGAATAATTGATAACTAtcattataaagataaaatattttttaaaatagttttttaataatcgattaccacttatgataattgtttattatatagaaaaaataatttttaaaatagtttatgaaataatcgattatgacttatgataatttattattgatgACAGTTAAAGACTCTTCtcttttttatgtgattttcaaattaaggaataatggtttatatataatttttctaaatctaatttaaaaaaatcactagTTTAAGAGTTGTGTGATAGAGAAACTCTCTATGCGAAAATGAGATTTAAAAAGCCTATCATGAGTAGAGCGAGAAAATGTGtcttgtgattgagtgttgttatTGAAAAAGTTGTTCATTTTTGTGTGTCTTCGTCGTTTATGTGTAAAAGGAGACCTTCATCATTTATGTGTCAGGAGAGATATAACATTAAATTTATCCTCTTATATGTTATTGGTTATGTTTAGTGATTAGAGAGATTAATAACTGGATCTAGAGTTTTTTTTATCCGAACCAGTCTAAAATTACTTATGCAAATTTATCTTGCTTTAtagattttatctttattattattagttataaaaaatcaatttttgttataaaatcaatttataagaAGATCTTTTTTAAAAGAcatagtttttattaaataaactaattcaaCCTTATTGGTTTTTGTCCACCCATAAACATTCCGTTGTGCATTTCTAACAAATCCAACTAATTTTGCCTCGGATTGAGATATTATCGTTAGAGTCAATCATTATATTCAAAGTATTATATGCTTTGAAGTCTGAAATTTTGTTACAATTTGTCTAAGATGGTTGAAGgaagaaaatgtatttaaattaccCTTAATCTTATGTAATATAAGATTAATATGTTTACCATAACAAACCCTTTATTAGAAGTATAAAGATAACGAGGTTCGTCTCTCAATGAAGAATTATAGAAACCcaagaaaaaaatactatttaaaattgtaaaactaAGGAGACaatgatatatttaaaactactttttcataataatttatctttttaaaaccTTATTTTTGTCCCAACATTAATGTTCGGTCTTAAAGTCCCTTAAAATAGCATTACGTAGTCAATTGTACTTGACTATTTAGTGatcaacacaaaaacaaaataatataatttcattaaaatatataaaacattagaAATGTTTTAACAATTCtatgtataaaaagaaaaatataacaacacCAACAATACATATATACTCATAATAATTTCTCttactaacaaaaaaattaaaacaatattccCTAACTATAATATCTATATAACGGGTTAagaataatattgaaatattaatgACAATGAAAACGGTAACTTGAATGGCTATCAAAGTGAAAAAATAGGTCAACTAAAGaacaattaaaatgaaaaataggtAAATTAAAgaagtataataaaaatacatgaatCTGTTTAGAAAGGAGAAAATTAGGAactataaaaaacaaaataatattttaatacttaccAACCGTTTTGTTCATaaattgtcatattttattttcgtaAAAGATTCCAAACTTAACTATGCATTTAATATAACTGCTGAAAATTTGTAGAAAATTTCAAAacggtaaaaaaaaaactttcttatattacattattttttagtaatatCCGCATGttagtaataatattaaaaaaaactttagttgaataattgaactccatattttcatttcaatattgaatttttattattacagtGCTTTGGTGTCGCAAATatccaaaataaaacatatataggTATGATTTATCAcgagttattaaaattttcaatttaaaaaaacaattttttaagaaatctattcttaaaaaatagCTATTGATAGCCTCAAGAACATATGTGAAAAGCAattacttcaaaataaaaacacaaattatcAAGTAAAGCTAATTAAGTTCTCGAGTAACGATAATTTAAAATgcaattatgtaattttatttaagaaaatatatacagACGACTCTTTTAAGctattttttaagtatttttctttaaactaaaacataggataaatttattgaaaattatgtaccttttttaaaaacgcaaataataca from the Vigna angularis cultivar LongXiaoDou No.4 chromosome 3, ASM1680809v1, whole genome shotgun sequence genome contains:
- the LOC108324846 gene encoding uncharacterized protein LOC108324846 encodes the protein MYRVSELKRGHGQPRPDTRLLRCLHLSFCSFSLSKPQFSANCHEFLPWLERKADSAVSSSLFIGKSSYGRSLFASKTIQTGDCILKVPYIVQITADNLPPEIKSLIGEEVRNIAKLAIAILIEKKMDFLNHDGLSEAIVMSNGDQKCSEVCRYFEPTL